One genomic window of Candidatus Kuenenia stuttgartiensis includes the following:
- a CDS encoding DUF2283 domain-containing protein: MATTKIENTLKEVYGLVSHFIKMPETKMWVDYDKEADVLYINFKRPQKATDSEMLENGVLLRYKETELVGITVLEASRGKRKENTCGKGIC; encoded by the coding sequence ATGGCAACAACAAAAATAGAAAATACTTTAAAGGAAGTCTATGGGCTTGTTTCCCATTTCATAAAGATGCCGGAAACAAAAATGTGGGTGGATTACGACAAAGAAGCCGATGTTCTTTACATCAATTTTAAAAGACCCCAGAAGGCAACTGATTCAGAGATGCTTGAAAACGGGGTGTTGCTGAGGTATAAAGAAACTGAATTGGTTGGAATAACCGTATTGGAGGCTTCAAGAGGTAAAAGAAAGGAGAATACCTGCGGTAAGGGGATATGTTAG
- a CDS encoding addiction module protein, whose amino-acid sequence MATINKELEAKIRSLSDIEKLKLVDSILTQLDRPDPEIDRIWAEEARNRWQAYKAGKLETVSYENVMSKHRAR is encoded by the coding sequence ATGGCAACGATTAACAAAGAGCTTGAGGCGAAAATAAGGTCTTTGTCGGATATTGAGAAGCTTAAACTTGTCGATTCAATCCTAACGCAGCTTGACAGACCAGACCCGGAAATCGACCGTATCTGGGCTGAAGAAGCAAGGAATCGCTGGCAGGCGTACAAGGCAGGCAAATTAGAGACAGTTTCTTATGAAAATGTGATGAGCAAACATAGAGCCAGATGA
- a CDS encoding acetolactate decarboxylase, which yields MTPLFSLLSGIYNGETTIDQLKKYGNFGIGTFNALDGEMVVVGGNIYQVKHDGLVITAGSRF from the coding sequence ATGACCCCCTTATTTTCTTTGTTAAGCGGTATTTATAATGGAGAAACTACCATTGACCAGTTGAAAAAATATGGCAATTTTGGCATTGGAACATTCAATGCCCTTGATGGTGAAATGGTAGTTGTAGGTGGAAATATTTATCAGGTAAAACATGATGGCCTGGTTATTACAGCCGGGAGTAGATTTTAA
- a CDS encoding nucleotidyltransferase family protein gives MPITQSQIEKIVSLAKSYGATRLILFGSIIETPTQARDIDIACDGVAGWKLYELAARLEEELHAPLDLVPLSPPSRFTKHIESKGRIIL, from the coding sequence ATGCCAATTACCCAGTCACAAATTGAAAAAATCGTTTCTCTGGCTAAAAGTTACGGTGCAACCCGATTAATCCTTTTTGGAAGCATTATAGAGACTCCAACGCAAGCAAGGGATATTGATATTGCCTGTGACGGTGTTGCCGGTTGGAAGCTTTATGAACTGGCGGCAAGGCTGGAAGAAGAACTGCATGCACCGCTTGATCTTGTGCCTTTGAGTCCACCATCCCGATTCACCAAACACATCGAAAGTAAAGGGAGAATAATACTGTGA
- a CDS encoding IS4-like element ISCku3 family transposase — protein MMREDWDLLRTFFPNDWKSLAVDTNALKGLRKDKSEEKLLRTLLIHLGCGYSLRETVVRAKRANLADLSDVALLKRLKKSKEWLYKLCLSLFRERGLQINKRNNFHLRLFDATTVKEPGKTGSLWRIHYSIEVPSLSCDFFKLTGTEGEGTGESFRQFPMKKDDYIIADRGYCTGQGIHHATRKGAYLSVRVNSQSLRIFGEEKKPFPLLKEIQYLKRPLAIKSWNVFIPNVDNTEYVKGSLCIIRKTEEAIKIAHKKLKRHASKKGIELKPETLIYAKYVIVFTTFPENQFTAFDILEWYRVRWQIELVFKRFKQIAQFGHLPKYDDDSSKAWLYGKLFVALLTEKLIDFATSFSPWGYFIVKQED, from the coding sequence ATGATGAGAGAAGATTGGGATCTTCTAAGAACTTTCTTCCCAAACGATTGGAAAAGTTTAGCCGTTGATACAAATGCTTTAAAAGGCTTGCGCAAGGATAAATCTGAAGAAAAGCTTCTTCGAACATTATTAATTCATTTAGGATGTGGCTATTCATTGCGTGAAACAGTAGTTCGAGCCAAGCGTGCTAACTTAGCAGATTTATCCGATGTTGCCTTATTAAAGCGATTAAAAAAGAGCAAAGAATGGCTATATAAATTATGTTTATCTTTATTCCGTGAGCGTGGCCTCCAAATTAATAAACGGAATAATTTTCATCTTCGCTTATTTGATGCAACAACAGTAAAGGAACCTGGGAAAACAGGAAGTCTTTGGCGCATTCATTATAGTATTGAGGTTCCTTCATTATCTTGCGATTTCTTTAAACTTACGGGAACTGAAGGAGAAGGCACAGGAGAATCTTTTCGGCAGTTTCCGATGAAAAAAGATGATTATATTATAGCTGACAGAGGTTACTGTACTGGCCAAGGAATTCATCATGCAACAAGGAAAGGCGCTTATCTTAGCGTTAGAGTTAATTCGCAATCTCTACGGATATTCGGCGAAGAAAAGAAACCCTTTCCTTTATTGAAAGAAATCCAATATTTAAAAAGACCCCTTGCTATAAAATCATGGAACGTTTTTATTCCAAACGTTGATAATACTGAATATGTCAAAGGTAGTCTTTGTATAATACGCAAAACAGAAGAAGCCATTAAAATAGCTCATAAAAAACTTAAAAGACATGCAAGCAAAAAGGGCATTGAACTAAAACCGGAGACCCTTATTTATGCCAAGTACGTAATAGTATTCACAACGTTTCCTGAAAATCAATTTACCGCTTTTGATATCTTAGAATGGTATCGAGTTCGATGGCAAATTGAACTGGTCTTTAAAAGATTTAAACAAATAGCACAATTTGGACACTTACCTAAATACGATGATGATAGCTCAAAAGCTTGGCTTTATGGCAAACTATTCGTTGCTCTTTTGACAGAAAAACTAATAGATTTTGCTACGTCTTTTTCCCCTTGGGGATACTTCATTGTCAAGCAAGAAGACTAA
- the lpxD gene encoding UDP-3-O-(3-hydroxymyristoyl)glucosamine N-acyltransferase, whose amino-acid sequence MEKTLQELADYVGGTVAGDPNTIINGIMGIDEATEGHITFVANEKYIKKMNHTKASAVIVSPKLINAKKNLLVCNNPYLAFARIVELLMFKKPVYVKGIDSATSIANTAKIGKDVSIQAYVTIGENACIGDRVVVFPGVFIGENCTIGDDAVLHANVVIYPDTVIGRRVTIHSNTVIGSSGFGYAPDGQSYYKIPQAGNTVIEDDVDIGANTTINRATLGQTIIRRGTKIDSQVVISHNVEIGEDSVIVSQVGIAGTAKIGKHVTLAGGVGIIGHITVGDNVTVGGHSGVAQDLPGNGTYLGTPALPIQKMRRCYVIIEKLPEMKEHMKSLDKRLKQLEEKWKNSD is encoded by the coding sequence ATGGAAAAAACGCTGCAAGAACTTGCTGATTACGTAGGGGGAACAGTTGCCGGCGATCCCAATACCATCATAAACGGTATCATGGGCATTGATGAAGCAACTGAAGGACACATCACATTTGTCGCCAATGAAAAATACATTAAAAAAATGAATCATACCAAGGCTTCCGCGGTGATCGTTTCGCCAAAACTTATCAACGCTAAAAAGAACCTTCTGGTCTGCAATAACCCCTATCTTGCATTTGCAAGGATAGTGGAATTACTCATGTTTAAAAAACCGGTCTACGTGAAAGGAATTGATTCCGCCACAAGCATTGCAAATACGGCAAAAATCGGCAAAGACGTTTCAATTCAGGCATACGTTACGATAGGAGAAAACGCCTGCATCGGCGACCGCGTGGTTGTTTTCCCCGGTGTTTTTATCGGAGAAAACTGTACCATCGGCGATGATGCCGTTCTCCATGCAAATGTTGTAATCTATCCCGATACCGTAATTGGCAGGAGAGTCACTATTCACAGCAATACGGTAATCGGCAGCAGCGGCTTTGGCTATGCCCCTGATGGCCAGAGCTATTATAAAATACCACAGGCGGGCAATACTGTAATAGAAGACGACGTTGATATTGGTGCAAATACAACAATCAACAGGGCAACTCTGGGGCAAACTATCATCAGGCGGGGAACAAAAATTGACAGCCAGGTTGTCATCTCTCATAACGTCGAAATCGGAGAAGATTCTGTAATCGTTTCACAGGTAGGCATTGCAGGCACCGCAAAAATCGGAAAACACGTGACCCTTGCAGGCGGCGTCGGCATTATCGGACATATTACCGTTGGAGACAACGTTACCGTTGGCGGGCATTCCGGAGTGGCGCAAGACCTCCCTGGCAACGGAACATACCTGGGAACGCCTGCGCTTCCCATTCAAAAAATGAGGCGATGTTACGTAATCATTGAAAAATTGCCTGAAATGAAAGAACATATGAAATCACTTGATAAAAGATTAAAACAACTGGAAGAAAAATGGAAAAACTCGGATTAA
- a CDS encoding DUF2442 domain-containing protein, with protein MSALVLEHEYLAQKVVFTESSFVVYLNDERNISVPIIWFPRLLNGNKPERGNYELIGDGEGIHWPDLDEGISFEGILAGRRS; from the coding sequence ATGAGTGCTTTAGTGCTTGAACATGAATATCTGGCTCAAAAAGTTGTTTTTACAGAGAGTTCTTTTGTAGTTTATTTAAATGATGAGAGAAATATATCCGTTCCCATTATTTGGTTTCCTCGATTGCTGAACGGTAATAAACCAGAACGAGGAAACTATGAATTGATTGGAGATGGAGAAGGAATTCATTGGCCTGATCTTGATGAAGGTATTAGCTTCGAAGGCATATTAGCTGGTAGACGTTCCTGA
- a CDS encoding IS630 family transposase: MNPFLSEKTRIEFKKAHKKEPHRRHADRIKAILLLDSGWSYEEVAEALLLDDQTIRNYEKLYKDKGFDGLLSDNYVGCMPKLTCEQEEQLKDHIRKNNYSAAKEIVEYVKQTFNKTYTPEGMVHTLDRLGFTYKKTTIVPGKANPEKQKEFIENYKQLKEEKAPGDKILFMDGVHPQHNSTSAYCWIEKGKKKEIPSNTGRKRINLNGAIDIETFEVTIREDESINAQSTIKLFHEIESRYAQAGTIYIISDNAKYYRSKLVKEYLANSRIKIKFLPSYSPNLNLIERLWKFFRKKILYNKYYDTYEKFKNKCLSFFKNINEYTDELSTLLTENFQIIGEQISKI, from the coding sequence ATGAATCCATTTCTCAGTGAAAAAACCCGAATAGAATTTAAAAAAGCACATAAGAAAGAGCCTCATAGACGTCATGCCGACCGAATCAAAGCTATACTTCTTCTTGATTCAGGATGGAGTTATGAAGAAGTAGCAGAAGCGCTCTTGTTAGACGATCAAACAATCAGGAATTACGAAAAACTATACAAAGATAAAGGTTTCGACGGGCTTTTATCTGACAATTATGTTGGCTGTATGCCAAAACTCACTTGCGAACAAGAAGAACAATTAAAAGATCATATCAGGAAAAACAACTATAGCGCGGCAAAAGAAATTGTTGAATATGTAAAACAGACATTCAATAAGACCTATACACCCGAAGGAATGGTACATACCCTCGATAGATTAGGCTTTACTTACAAGAAAACCACAATAGTTCCAGGCAAAGCAAACCCTGAAAAACAAAAAGAATTTATCGAAAACTACAAACAACTCAAAGAAGAGAAAGCCCCTGGAGATAAGATACTTTTTATGGATGGAGTTCATCCACAGCACAATTCTACGTCTGCATATTGCTGGATAGAGAAAGGCAAAAAGAAGGAAATACCCTCTAATACCGGCAGGAAAAGAATAAATTTAAACGGTGCTATTGACATAGAAACCTTTGAAGTAACAATCCGGGAAGATGAAAGCATCAATGCTCAATCAACAATAAAGCTTTTCCATGAAATAGAGTCAAGGTATGCTCAAGCCGGTACTATTTACATAATCTCTGATAATGCTAAATATTACAGGTCTAAGTTGGTCAAAGAATACCTTGCAAATTCGAGAATAAAGATCAAATTTCTCCCTTCCTATTCACCCAATTTAAATCTCATTGAAAGATTATGGAAATTCTTTCGCAAAAAAATATTGTATAACAAGTATTATGATACTTATGAGAAGTTTAAAAACAAATGTTTAAGTTTTTTCAAAAATATTAACGAGTATACAGATGAATTGTCTACTCTTTTAACTGAAAATTTTCAAATTATTGGCGAGCAAATTTCGAAAATCTGA
- a CDS encoding type II toxin-antitoxin system RelE/ParE family toxin, which yields MKIRFLKPAQAEVDDAVLWYDSQSFGLGTQFLDDLDRAVRRIVSYPLSCPAIEPNLRRCLLSRFPYGLIYGVGADTIIVVAVSHLHREPRYWINRILNEGK from the coding sequence ATGAAAATTCGCTTTCTAAAACCAGCACAAGCAGAGGTTGACGATGCAGTTTTATGGTATGATTCCCAATCTTTCGGTCTGGGTACACAATTTCTTGATGATTTAGACAGGGCTGTTCGAAGGATAGTTAGTTATCCATTGTCATGTCCAGCAATTGAGCCAAATCTCAGGCGCTGCCTGCTTTCAAGATTTCCATATGGACTTATTTATGGTGTTGGCGCCGATACAATTATAGTTGTGGCCGTTTCACATCTCCATCGTGAGCCGAGATATTGGATTAATAGAATACTTAACGAAGGTAAATAA
- a CDS encoding ATP-binding protein, translated as MIEFFQNLFTQDFMPHGQCLLWRPEILWLFVISDGIITASYYSIPVALFYFVRRREDLEFKWMFVMFGLFIFSCGSTHFLDIWTLWSPSYRFEGVVKFLTAIASASTAIAIWPLIPKAIALPSPSQLRNANLEMTREMNGRKKVENELRTSYKNLEAAKLLQEHANRAKTQFLSNMSHELRTPLNVIIGYTDLLSEQLPGKLNEKQLRYIGEINSSGKFLLSLINDLLDMSKIDAGAMELELEDVSIDELINGMVSMMSRQFVKKKIKVKIIIEPELSVVMADLRKCKQILMNLLTNALKFTPKDGRVEICAVSDGDSGVKIEVRDTGIGIAEDKIDKIFSEFYQAENVIDEQLGGTGIGLALTRRLVELHDGKIGVESKLGKGSTFWFTLPLKKLPREKSSEQKEVGKVLKENGVFPTGRRILIVEDNERNLAMTVEMLEVHNHQVVVARNGQEAIEMAKQHKPELILMDIRMPVMDGLEATQRLRAIPEFVNTPIIAMTASTGAEAEKTYLAKGCTAHLAKPIHVKQLYAVLKKYLSVEN; from the coding sequence ATGATTGAGTTTTTTCAGAATCTCTTTACCCAAGATTTTATGCCTCATGGGCAATGTCTACTATGGAGGCCTGAAATCTTATGGCTATTCGTAATCTCTGACGGCATTATTACCGCATCATACTATTCTATTCCTGTTGCACTATTTTACTTCGTGCGGAGGCGAGAAGACCTGGAGTTTAAGTGGATGTTCGTCATGTTTGGTTTATTCATTTTCTCATGTGGTTCCACTCATTTTCTGGATATCTGGACCCTATGGAGCCCTTCTTATAGGTTTGAAGGTGTCGTAAAGTTTCTTACGGCCATAGCATCCGCATCTACCGCCATAGCCATCTGGCCCCTTATTCCCAAGGCAATTGCACTACCGAGCCCTTCCCAACTAAGAAATGCAAACCTCGAAATGACGCGAGAAATGAATGGACGAAAGAAAGTGGAGAATGAGTTACGCACGTCTTACAAAAACCTTGAAGCTGCTAAACTCTTACAAGAACATGCCAACAGAGCCAAAACTCAATTCCTCTCAAATATGAGCCACGAGTTGCGTACACCGCTCAATGTTATCATTGGCTATACCGATCTTTTAAGTGAGCAATTGCCTGGAAAGCTCAATGAAAAACAGTTAAGATATATCGGTGAAATCAACAGTAGTGGAAAATTCCTGTTGTCTCTTATCAACGATTTGCTTGATATGTCCAAGATAGATGCGGGAGCAATGGAACTCGAACTGGAGGATGTTTCAATCGATGAACTAATTAATGGTATGGTATCCATGATGAGTCGTCAGTTTGTGAAGAAAAAGATAAAAGTGAAAATAATAATTGAACCGGAACTATCAGTTGTGATGGCTGATCTTAGGAAGTGTAAGCAGATTCTTATGAATTTACTCACAAACGCACTCAAGTTTACGCCAAAAGATGGACGGGTTGAAATTTGTGCTGTTAGTGACGGAGACTCCGGAGTCAAAATAGAAGTCAGGGATACCGGGATTGGGATCGCGGAAGATAAGATCGATAAGATTTTTTCTGAATTCTACCAGGCAGAGAATGTGATCGATGAACAACTTGGTGGTACAGGGATTGGGTTGGCCCTAACACGCCGACTGGTGGAACTACATGATGGGAAAATTGGCGTTGAGAGCAAATTGGGGAAGGGGAGTACCTTTTGGTTTACCCTACCACTGAAAAAATTACCGCGAGAAAAATCTTCCGAACAAAAAGAGGTGGGGAAAGTTTTAAAAGAAAATGGTGTATTTCCTACAGGGCGTCGCATACTAATAGTAGAGGATAACGAGCGTAATTTGGCGATGACCGTTGAAATGTTGGAGGTACATAACCACCAGGTAGTAGTTGCCAGAAACGGACAGGAGGCGATTGAGATGGCTAAACAGCATAAACCTGAATTGATTTTGATGGATATTCGGATGCCGGTAATGGATGGCCTGGAGGCAACTCAAAGGCTTCGAGCTATACCAGAATTTGTTAATACTCCTATTATCGCCATGACTGCCAGTACAGGTGCTGAAGCCGAAAAAACTTATCTTGCTAAGGGTTGCACCGCGCACCTGGCAAAACCTATCCATGTAAAGCAATTATATGCGGTTCTTAAAAAGTATTTAAGCGTTGAAAATTAA
- a CDS encoding acetolactate decarboxylase, producing the protein MMAWLLQPGVDFKTFKLVMDNAVPTKNIFYAIQIKGRFRDIKLRSVPKQHKPYAPLSAIIKKQPLFYSKNIEGTIVGFRCPPFVEGLNVPGYHFHFISKDTKMGGHVLDFTIEETMLQIDYTPKFFMLLPDSEEFYKADQTINREEELQKI; encoded by the coding sequence ATGATGGCCTGGTTATTACAGCCGGGAGTAGATTTTAAGACGTTTAAACTGGTTATGGACAATGCCGTTCCCACAAAAAATATTTTCTATGCCATTCAGATAAAGGGACGTTTTCGCGATATAAAATTGCGAAGTGTTCCGAAACAACATAAACCATACGCGCCGCTTTCTGCTATTATAAAGAAACAACCGCTTTTTTATTCGAAAAACATAGAGGGTACTATTGTTGGCTTTCGTTGTCCGCCGTTTGTTGAAGGATTAAATGTTCCGGGATATCACTTTCATTTCATAAGCAAAGACACCAAAATGGGCGGGCACGTTTTGGATTTTACGATAGAAGAGACAATGCTGCAAATAGACTATACACCAAAATTTTTCATGTTGCTGCCGGATAGTGAAGAATTCTATAAAGCCGATCAGACAATAAACAGAGAAGAGGAATTACAAAAAATATAA
- a CDS encoding CPBP family intramembrane glutamic endopeptidase: MRIRLFSVDNSYIQNYHLCMFSFANIKQYKKILLLFLLIVFASSIIAPVVKVFLDSFLPSNSFFVNLLDYEDGHYNFARVMRRIIMAVAILCIFLLRKSLMFPSFGTIGLKPGKGCWQKLQIGFLISTGMCILYFAFLYFYGIVTFEIETMSPGSLIGKVFTLIIIAVVVGGVEEFIFRGFILQSILRDTKVLFAVCFCSMFYALLHFFKANSLVTPGFQPFIGFIVVYQSFANIILTIAETLPLIIGLFIVGVVLSYAYLKTNSLYLSIGLHAGWIFFIKANRLFFDFVDSESGWLFGDRNLINGIMGWSFLIVTLLIVHFITKRLHNGKNAARTC; the protein is encoded by the coding sequence TTGCGCATACGCTTATTTTCAGTTGACAACTCTTATATACAAAACTATCATCTCTGCATGTTTTCATTTGCCAATATTAAACAATATAAAAAAATATTACTCTTATTCCTGCTGATAGTGTTCGCAAGCAGTATTATTGCACCCGTAGTAAAAGTATTTTTGGATTCATTTTTACCCTCAAATTCTTTTTTCGTTAATTTATTGGATTATGAAGATGGTCACTATAATTTTGCAAGAGTCATGCGGCGCATTATCATGGCGGTCGCCATTCTATGCATATTTTTATTGAGAAAATCACTCATGTTTCCTTCCTTTGGTACTATTGGTTTAAAGCCCGGTAAAGGCTGCTGGCAAAAATTGCAAATTGGATTTCTTATTAGCACCGGTATGTGTATTCTCTATTTCGCATTTTTATATTTTTACGGAATTGTTACTTTTGAAATAGAAACAATGTCTCCCGGCAGTTTGATCGGTAAAGTTTTCACCTTGATAATAATCGCCGTTGTTGTGGGCGGCGTAGAAGAGTTTATTTTCAGAGGATTTATCCTTCAAAGCATTTTAAGAGATACGAAGGTGTTATTTGCCGTTTGTTTCTGCAGTATGTTTTACGCATTGCTCCACTTCTTCAAGGCGAACTCACTCGTTACTCCGGGTTTTCAACCCTTTATTGGTTTTATTGTAGTATATCAATCTTTCGCCAATATTATTCTCACTATTGCAGAGACACTTCCACTAATTATTGGGCTCTTCATTGTTGGCGTGGTGCTTTCGTACGCCTATTTGAAAACAAATTCATTGTACCTCTCCATTGGACTGCATGCCGGATGGATATTTTTTATTAAGGCAAACAGGCTTTTTTTTGATTTCGTTGATTCAGAATCAGGTTGGTTGTTCGGAGACCGTAACTTAATTAACGGCATAATGGGCTGGAGTTTTTTGATCGTTACCCTTTTAATTGTACATTTTATTACAAAAAGACTGCATAATGGAAAAAACGCTGCAAGAACTTGCTGA
- a CDS encoding addiction module protein, which translates to MRVSDIPEIIKLSTPEKILLVEDLWDSISSDESMVTVPKSHMDELDRRLKRHESAGGRLLSIEELQARIEKRK; encoded by the coding sequence GTGCGTGTAAGTGATATTCCGGAAATTATAAAACTGAGTACACCAGAAAAAATTCTATTGGTCGAAGACTTATGGGACAGCATCTCTTCGGATGAATCTATGGTCACTGTCCCTAAGAGCCATATGGATGAATTAGACAGACGGCTCAAAAGACATGAATCAGCCGGTGGGAGGCTTTTATCTATTGAGGAACTTCAAGCAAGAATAGAAAAAAGGAAATGA
- a CDS encoding response regulator, with protein sequence MANQARILIVEDKESNRNILNERINELGHISILAENGLSALAKVREQPPDIILLDIMMPEMDGYEVLCHLKGNASWRHIPVIMISAIGDMDSIVRCIEKGADDYLTKPFNPVLLKARIDSCLMKKRLHDQEEQYRKRLEDYNLDLERRVKKAARVGTQYLRNYVSDLPRNWAGILAIILGVVYILSFFSYFIIGLLLSEDYILEYLHKLHKAAIVSYIPLAFIVESYYIVRGLGENKKPSELIIHVLVSFFLFSILILGNHLAFKWWLSHI encoded by the coding sequence ATGGCAAATCAGGCAAGAATTCTTATCGTTGAGGATAAAGAGTCTAACCGCAATATCCTAAACGAGAGGATTAATGAGCTTGGGCATATTTCTATCCTTGCAGAAAATGGACTATCTGCATTGGCTAAAGTAAGAGAACAGCCTCCGGATATCATTCTGCTTGATATAATGATGCCAGAAATGGATGGATACGAGGTATTGTGTCATTTGAAAGGCAATGCATCTTGGCGTCACATTCCTGTTATCATGATCTCAGCTATCGGTGATATGGATAGTATCGTACGTTGTATTGAAAAAGGTGCGGACGACTACTTAACAAAACCTTTTAATCCCGTATTGCTCAAGGCAAGAATTGACTCTTGCTTGATGAAAAAGCGCCTGCATGACCAGGAAGAGCAGTATCGCAAGCGGCTTGAAGACTATAACTTGGACTTGGAACGTCGTGTAAAAAAGGCGGCTCGTGTTGGTACTCAATATCTTCGCAACTATGTCTCTGATCTCCCCCGAAACTGGGCGGGCATATTAGCAATTATATTAGGAGTGGTGTATATCCTATCTTTTTTTTCATATTTTATCATAGGACTACTTTTATCCGAGGATTATATTCTGGAATATCTCCACAAGTTACATAAGGCAGCAATTGTTTCTTATATTCCCTTAGCATTTATAGTGGAAAGTTACTATATAGTCAGGGGGCTTGGAGAGAACAAGAAACCTTCTGAGTTAATCATTCACGTGTTGGTTAGTTTTTTTCTGTTTTCTATCCTGATCCTTGGAAATCATTTGGCTTTTAAGTGGTGGCTATCGCATATATGA
- a CDS encoding addiction module protein — MRVNDIPEITKLSTPEKILLVEDLWDSISSDGIYGHCP, encoded by the coding sequence GTGCGTGTAAATGATATTCCGGAAATTACAAAACTGAGTACACCAGAAAAAATTCTATTGGTCGAAGACTTATGGGACAGCATCTCTTCGGATGGAATCTATGGTCACTGTCCCTAA
- a CDS encoding ATP-binding protein — MTNPARVLIVEDKKTSRDILNERVNALGHISIPAENGLSALAQIREQPPDLILLDIMMPEMDGYEVLCHLKDSASWRHIPVIMISAIDDMKSIIRCIEKGADDYLTKPYNPVLLKARIGSCLMKKRLHDQEEQYRHLLEKKVQEKTSDLQKTNIALEKAYRLKSEFLATMSHELRTPLNAIIGFAEVLKDGLVGPINDEQREYVDDIYSSGKHLLNMINNVLDISKIEAGKLELKYEEICVKETIDDVLNTVSGIANKKNITIKNTIQSDIPTFVVDQLKLKQILFNLLSNAIKFTPKNGNVCIDTTLKDLYVQFAIADTGIGIKQEDIEKIFEAFSQVDSSLARNYEGAGLSLALTKRLVELHGGEIWVESFYGKGSTFTFILPLRPPNQKEMG; from the coding sequence ATGACAAATCCAGCAAGAGTTCTTATCGTTGAGGATAAAAAGACTAGCCGCGATATCCTAAACGAGAGGGTTAATGCACTTGGACATATTTCTATCCCCGCGGAGAATGGACTTTCTGCATTGGCTCAAATAAGAGAACAGCCTCCAGATCTCATCCTGCTTGATATAATGATGCCAGAAATGGATGGATACGAGGTTTTATGTCATTTGAAAGACAGCGCTTCATGGCGTCACATTCCTGTTATCATGATCTCAGCCATCGATGATATGAAAAGTATCATACGGTGTATTGAAAAAGGTGCGGACGACTACTTAACAAAACCTTATAATCCCGTATTGCTCAAGGCAAGAATCGGCTCTTGCTTGATGAAAAAGCGCCTGCATGATCAGGAAGAACAGTATCGCCATCTGCTTGAAAAAAAAGTACAGGAAAAAACCAGTGATCTTCAAAAAACAAATATTGCATTAGAAAAGGCATATAGATTGAAATCTGAATTTTTGGCAACAATGTCGCACGAACTTCGTACTCCGCTCAATGCAATTATTGGATTTGCGGAAGTCTTAAAGGATGGATTGGTTGGACCCATAAATGATGAACAAAGAGAATATGTAGACGATATTTACAGCAGCGGAAAACATTTACTCAACATGATTAACAACGTGTTAGACATTTCAAAGATTGAAGCGGGAAAATTAGAGCTAAAATATGAAGAAATTTGCGTGAAAGAAACAATAGATGACGTATTAAATACGGTGTCAGGAATTGCAAATAAGAAAAATATTACAATAAAGAATACTATCCAATCCGATATACCTACTTTCGTTGTAGATCAATTGAAATTAAAACAAATACTGTTTAATCTTTTATCTAATGCAATAAAATTTACCCCCAAAAATGGTAATGTGTGTATAGACACAACATTGAAAGATCTCTATGTACAATTTGCTATTGCAGATACAGGAATTGGTATAAAACAAGAAGATATAGAAAAAATATTTGAAGCATTCAGCCAAGTGGATTCTTCATTAGCACGGAATTATGAAGGGGCTGGCCTTAGTTTAGCGCTTACAAAACGTTTAGTTGAATTACATGGTGGTGAAATTTGGGTGGAGAGCTTTTATGGAAAAGGAAGTACTTTTACATTTATACTACCTCTACGACCTCCAAATCAAAAGGAAATGGGTTAA